The segment ATACTccttaattttcagttttatttacaatggcatgccactgagaattaactaagtttcctattttaatgcttgtctttttcagtttatttaatgtgttttccaaaattattattgtcttttctgatttagattcattaattattgttgtcttttctgattaataaatatattttccttatttgaatttaaataatagatttaaacatttaatatttttttctgatttaaataataaatttccttaatcatatattaaccaaaatcgatttctctatatattttgtattaacttattaaatattaaaatcacataacataatcaatttatataacatataaatataatataaaataatttattcatatattattagtataatggtttcaaaatataagttcaattagttataaatactggatttgtttatatgatatactgtgatataatagacaattaaaatcataaaatataattatttaacataataaataaaaaaaatatttttaaaaatgtaatattaacaataatgttatagagtttaatgtacatatatatattatatcattagttcacagaaaaaattaaagtgaaaaaaatatttatacagttacgggtcgaatctataaataaataacaacagcgcaagattattttctttaataaatttattttaacagaaattatagttataaatatgtttatatattttatatttttataaatttattttatttgtttataagagatgctaagattttagaattaaaaaaaatatgacccgattttatattattttagttagaaaatttaaaatttatatctgaatatttaattaaatttttaattttaactttttattattactaccaaaatttatttttagtctaaaatttatgtttaaaatatcgtaaattcatcatttaatataaacaaaaaaactaaaaatataaaataaacacccgtccggtcggacgggtcaaggtctagttaCTCATTAAACCCCGATCCAGTTCCGgggttgaaccggtaaacccAGCGACCAATATAAATCCGGTtcgaattttctaaaaaaaaaccaaaatttaaaaacccaataaaatccgctaaaaatcactaaaaccggAAACCCGGTTACTGGTTGAAACATTAGTTAAACCAATAGAAagcttttatttttgaattatgtttttaaatatattttgtataatttctaattaaaaaattatgtttttcagttttgttattgacaatttattaatgatattttacttttggtatattttgtatttgaaatttaatttatcaCTTTAAACTTGcaattattatgaatttttaaattcagaaacccTTTTCCAGATATTCAGGTATAACCAAATCCTGTGAAGATCAAATCCCCAATCTCCGCATAATGAAACAATAAAAACAGTCAAAATGTAAActaagttttgatatttttgttagatgtcataaatcttaacttgttacaaaaaaaattgaataaactaaagtatttttatggaagcccccttggtccagtggtttgactaagggttcaattgcttctatatccggaggtctggggttcaaacctCAGAAAATACCacattatgcagattatggagaaacatgTTACATGAGATCTTTAGTTTGGTGCATGgtgtaccatcgaacatggatctcataggacggctcagagtggtgcagtcaggcgGGTATTTTCACaggatggtagaattgtcggctgtaaaatcgtctttgtaatattctcaccattgtaatagcataattaatcgataataatcgactcagacgttcaaaaaaagtatctttaatattttgtatgttaaataaaaataaatatagaagctaaagttaaatatttgttaaacataaaatatatacatatctaaattattattttgtttataaaaatatttgaaaatgctTAGTGTAgttctatgtttttattttgtagctaatatattattatatataataaaattaattattttattaatttgaggTTCATCCGTGATCGATCCGATAACCCGAAAGGTCATCTGATTCAGCATCTGAATCTGGTTTTAAAACATTCGGATCTGGTTTTAAAACATTGCTCAGACGTGGACTAACATTCTACGTCAtcattattttctattataatatgtgattttaatcaaacatatttttcaaCTGGAACACTAATTTAATTCacacaaattttatatttttatatcacCCTACAAAATTTATCTTGTTCCAAGTTTTAAAGACAGCTTCTAAAAGCTTCAGGAATAACCTGCTTGACTTAAGCTCCTTGCAACCTTCCTAATTAAGTAATTTCTGTATTAATCACCTTAAGCATTGAGAAGGAGTTTTTGAGATGAACCACTTCTTCTTCAAACGTCTCTCGGTAAAGCATTATTTCAGATCTTTGAAATGCAAATGGTACTCCCACAAGCACTCTGAGAAATTTCTCAGCAGAGCCAAGTTCATCTAATACTCCTTAGTAGCTACACAGCTTCaactcttcttctttatttagACGGCATCATCTTCACAAATACTTGTAGTTGCTGTAAACACAACCCTTCCCCTGAAACAAAAGAACGGTTTACAATCAGATGAGATCCACAACGATTCGAGCTGATCCTGGCTTACTTTTTCCCAAAGCGGAGCAAATTTAATCGCTTCTTGCGTTAAGGGCTTTCAAGAAAATGGTAAAGTTCTGAAATCTTTTAGGTTCAAGAAAGTGTTTTCCTGGTGATGGTTGCACTTCCCTTCTTCGTTCTTTGTGGAGATTTGCATTGTGTATCCAAATAGCGACTCGATCATCTCTTCCTCCAATCTGTGTATCCACAAGACAAATACATAATCATACATTCTAAAAAGCTTTAGTTAATTGTGTCTAAGGCCAAAGCAAGTTGTAAACTTACTCGAAAGAGATTTATTAAGCATATAATAGACCATAGTCCGGTGCTGTGAGCCCTGACTTTATCCCAATGAAGTACTTTCAGCATAGGTAATGTTGCTTCATCTTTACCTAAAGGTCTAcgctgaaaaaaaaatcaagagacAAAGGAGGAGCAGCCATTTTGTTCATTACTTGAGCTTGTGTCGTGGAAATGACAGAGTGCGAAGAACTCTGTTTCGAAACTGCGGAAGTGGTGGCGGAGGAGTTATTCCGAAACCCTTTTCCAGACATTCAGGTATAACCAAATCCTGTGAAGATCAAATCCCCAATCTCTGCATAATGAAACAATAAAAAACAGTCAAAATGTAAACTAAGGTTTGAAAATCCAATCAAAACCTTTCTGGATCCATAATATCAAACAATAAAACTTCCTTGGTGGTTCTATGGCACATCTTTAACAATACATTAATCCATAATAAGATGCCCTGAGATCAAAATCAACTAACCTCTTCATCGCTTTCATCCTCAATTCCACAAAGAGTAGACCTTTCTTAGAAACAGTCGTTTTTGATTCTTGATGTTAATTCCTTTGATcgatttataaaagaaaacaatgtcGATAGCATCGTTCTCAAACGTATGACTCTTGAATTAAGATCATAAAAGAAAAGCCCTAATAGCCATCACCCGAGAAAGCTTTTTCCGGCTCGAAAACTTCGGGTAGAGATACGTTACAGTTGCTATAATTACGTTGATTCGGATTTTTTCAAATCATTAAAATTGAtaatcatttaatattaaaaccatactttataaataattcagtggcataaaatagtaaataagtACAAAAAGAAGGGGACCTCAAAAAAGGCCctttagttttaatagtatagatatgtcaaaatacctaaatttaacatatgtattggttttctttgaatatttggatagagaatcaatatatatttaactattttggtgtttttagtatactttagctattttaaacatttactttttactattttcatatatttttcgagtattttagaaaacttaaaagtatcttatatattttgaatgtttttagtatacattatatctaaaaataatttatatatttaagtatataaatctatttcggatacattcgggtacccgaaatacttcggttcggattgggttcggttttggttttttaaataccaaaattttgaacccgttcggatatttaattagttttggtTCGGGTTCAGTGCtcctttttcggatcgggttcggttcagtttttcgggttcagattttttgcccagccctagaaTGCACAAAACAGAACTTTGAGAACTTTCAAGTTTATACTTCAAAAAGAGAACTTTGAAGTATTAAGTTTATACTTCAAAAGAGAACTTTCAGATTCGTTTCAAATCTTGCAAGTAAACtgacttaaattttgttttttttattgaactAACAAAGAAAACAGATTCAGAAAACAAAATCACAAAGTCAAATATAACAAGTTCAAACTCACAAAACAGAGGCAACAAAGGTATGGGACTTTGTAAGACCAAATATAATTTACCGTAGGATCTCTCGTTGAACATATGAAACTTGTTACAACCTCAACGCATTAAAGAACAAACAAGATGATTTACAaatgatcaaaaaaaattaggaaatgGTATATGTTACAAAGAGCCTCTGTGTACACCCACATATGTAAGCAAAATATCATCCAACAAGGGGAGCCAAAACTTCGATGATCCAAAAAATGCTTCAAGAAATCCCAATGGTCTTACCCAAAAGCCAGAGAACAAGTGACATTTCAATCCCGAATATAGTATGAAGAGTACTTCTATCAAGTGTAAACCCAAACACCGTGATTCCTGCTTTGTTGTTCTCAAAGTAATTCACTGCAACAACCAACAAAATGTTGCGAAGATGAGTATAATTAACTAGACATGTCAAAGATAATGAGATTTGGTGTGAATAATGTTACCTAGAGCTTGTCGTTTTTGGAATGATATGGTGCTATAAGCATAAGCAGGGATGAGATCATTGTTATcaaaatcatcttcttcatctccataATCCTCACTGTCATCTATATCTCCAGTATCAACACCTGTTGCATAGTACCCGTGTCCGCTTGCTCTATCAACCAACCGTGGAGTCTCTCCATCCACTGTCTCAAAAGACTCTATTGTCGCGCAGACATGCCACTTAGCAGCAAGGCAAGTAACCGCCTGAGCCTTGTGTGTGATCTTTGAAGCACTTCGTAGTAGAATGAGCAGCGCAGTGAGTAGGGTCATTGAACATAGCTGAGAGAAACAAAAGAGTTAGCAAAATTTGTCATCAAGATTCTATGGCAAGttttaaaagaacaaaactcACTGCGAGTTCTCCAGCTCTGTAGATATTCAATTCAGCATATGCCTTAGTGGTGATAAGCAGAGAGTAAAACTGACTTCCGGTGACAAGAATCAAGGACAACAATATGAAGGTTCTGTATCTGTGACTAATGATCCTCAGGTGACGTCTGATGCGGAGATGTTCAGACAAGATTGTACCAACGTCCGAATCCATCTGAAAGACCTGAGCGAAGTCTTGGAGCCTAAGGATCTGGAGATGGCAGATGAGACGGAACAGGACACAAACAAGGAAGATCACGGTAGTACGGTATAGCCAGGAACAGAGCTCCATAACACAAGCGACCGTATCACTCAAGATAACGTTACCAAGAAATGGAATCTGAGAAGCTCCTGAAGCGTACCACCATATCTTGTACGAACTCATAGCTAAGAAACAAGGAGTGACGAAGTAGGACAGAATCTTAACCGATCTCTGCATAAATTCAAgaaatgaaactaaaatttcaagaaaatcaaatcaagaatgcaaaaaaaaaaaaaaaaaaacttgcgtTGAGCTGATTGGTGTATCCACGCCTCACAGTCTCGCTCTCGTCCCAAAGCTTATCGAAGAAGAGGAACCGTCGGAGACCATATTTACTAACGAATCTAGAGAGGCAGAGGAAAGAAAGAGCAGCGAAGCTGCTGAGAGAAAGCTGGACAATGGAATCGTACGGCCTCGAGTGATGACTATCGCAGTCAGCGCAAGCGAGCATGAAGTGAGACGTGGCAGGAACAACGATCGTGAAAACAACGAACATGGACCAAGAGAGAACCGCCGTCCAGGGGCTCGACTGATCCACGCACATCCATCTCAGATACTTCCGGAAACTCTGGAGCTCGTCCTGCGCGTGGGAGACACATCGCGTGAACTTGCTTTCACGGTTGATCAACGGCTctcgtcctcctcctcctcctcctgctgtTCCGACATTGTCGATGATGTCCGCCATGATGAACttgttctctgttttctttCCAAATATGATTTGATGACGCGGTAATTGGAAGCAGAAAGGACAGAATCAGGAACAGGTATAGTAGTTGAGGTTATTTATAGACATGATTGATGCTTACGTGGCATTTTGACAACTCATAAAGATACAACTACAAATTGTTAACCACTTGCTTATGATGAGAGACTTACGGAAACGGAAACAGGcacattgtatttttttttctcattgaCAGACACATTATGAGTTTGAGATACTTTTTGGCAACAGCTGTCATTTTCTTGACCATTACTGCCCTTGTGTGGCGTAAGTATATTGTTTTCTCTCTTGTTTCCTTTATAATTAATTGTTACGTGGTTTCTCGGTTTGTAACTAGTGGAAGACTCAGTTGCAATTAATGTTCAAGGTACTTTGGATGTGATAAAGTAAAATTGATTTGGACCGTCTGTTACTTTGAAATTCTCCTTTAGATGTTTAATTTCGGTGTCTTTCCTTTGTATTTCTTCTTCAACTCTTTCATGTTCGTTAATCAGTTTTCATGGACAAGGTTTCATGGACAAGATTTTGTTGATGGATTTATGTGGACGATATATTATGGTCAAGGTTCATGTTCTAACAAAGTTCCCAGACATTGCATACTAAAGCTTGCACTTGTTtgtacaaaattttgaaattcaaacATCCAATAGCATATCTTCTTTATGAAAACGttaacacaattcttcttgtcCATAACTATTTCCTCCTCCATCTCCGTTACCACTTTTGTTTTGATCACCACCTCCACTATCACCTACACTTCTATTACCACTTTTGTATCCACCTTCGAGAAACCGTCTGCAACTCTTATGATGATATCAACACAAGTCTGACCACAAGAGCCTCATCCACAACTCTTCCGACCACATAAACAACATCCACACACACATTGACCAAGAGAGCCATCGTCACCTCCATGCATACCACCACCTCCACTATCTCCTCCACCTCCATTATCCACAACTCTTCCGACCACATCAACAATATCCACACACACATTTCCAAAAGATCCACTGTCACCTCCATAACCCCCACCGCCTCCGCTATCTCCTCCACCTCCATTATTAACTTTGTATCCACTACATGCACCTCCATAACCACCAACACCTCCACTATGGTATCCACCACTGCCTCCACGATCTCCTCCACCTCCATTACCACCTTCCACCACCGCTACCTCCATAACCACCACCGCCTCCACTATAGCATCCACCGCCATCTCCACCACGGTGTCCAATACCTCTTCCATTTGACTGAGCACCACCGTTCATAACTATCACCGCCTTGTTCAAGATGGTGAGAGACGTTTGTATTCTGGGATCTCCGGATCTAAAAAAATTTTTTGAATCAACCGTCTCTCACATACAATTGAATCAAAGTGTATCACAACAGGCAGTTAGTTGCTTAGATA is part of the Raphanus sativus cultivar WK10039 chromosome 5, ASM80110v3, whole genome shotgun sequence genome and harbors:
- the LOC108861413 gene encoding uncharacterized protein LOC108861413, yielding MADIIDNVGTAGGGGGGREPLINRESKFTRCVSHAQDELQSFRKYLRWMCVDQSSPWTAVLSWSMFVVFTIVVPATSHFMLACADCDSHHSRPYDSIVQLSLSSFAALSFLCLSRFVSKYGLRRFLFFDKLWDESETVRRGYTNQLNRSVKILSYFVTPCFLAMSSYKIWWYASGASQIPFLGNVILSDTVACVMELCSWLYRTTVIFLVCVLFRLICHLQILRLQDFAQVFQMDSDVGTILSEHLRIRRHLRIISHRYRTFILLSLILVTGSQFYSLLITTKAYAELNIYRAGELALCSMTLLTALLILLRSASKITHKAQAVTCLAAKWHVCATIESFETVDGETPRLVDRASGHGYYATGVDTGDIDDSEDYGDEEDDFDNNDLIPAYAYSTISFQKRQALVNYFENNKAGITVFGFTLDRSTLHTIFGIEMSLVLWLLGKTIGIS
- the LOC108861414 gene encoding glycine-rich cell wall structural protein 1.0-like, which translates into the protein MEEVLDTVVEMAVDAIVEAVVVMEVAVVEGGNGGGGDRGGSGGYHSGGVGGYGGACSGYKVNNGGGGDSGGGGGYGGDSGSFGNVCVDIVDVVGRVVDNGGGGDSGGGGMHGGDDGSLGQCVCGCCLCGRKSCG